The following coding sequences are from one Rutidosis leptorrhynchoides isolate AG116_Rl617_1_P2 chromosome 11, CSIRO_AGI_Rlap_v1, whole genome shotgun sequence window:
- the LOC139875991 gene encoding uncharacterized protein translates to MEVLGHKHPLKFIDLELEYPHNEDEEEEEEEEENDSLNVKGEFRCICGRVCGVNFNRDHNHNLWIYKCEKCRYFVHLDCATSRREPFMSIVSFLGPEKQVKNYQDSDHPNLIHLPFPDQSYSIPRHILEKQIGSKIFGSDKAILLKHDSHEHPLILVDNNDEITPSSTSSKIYSISCHDPMKRVELLCNGCSRPIMSPPFYKCEKQHCNFVLHEWCTRLPNEIKNHPRHNHHTLILITRSPTFLNVFDCSTCMLSSNGFSYTCIECEFMIDVNCGLLPDKITHDAHPNHLLSLVTLALGYFSCQNCTYSIYGESFSCSVCDFDLHPKCAYLFPRSIRHKIDKHPLDLSYVPIENHKSDYFCEICENVLNPQGWFYHCHTCVQSIHTECAFVIHEYEKATNDVNLDLNIKFGGTHMLGCHPHPLSFVRGIRSDGKCKECGRTLIGKMILKCGLCNYAIDYYCCLKLTHPWE, encoded by the exons ATGGAGGTACTTGGGCACAAGCATCCATTAAAGTTCATTGATTTGGAGTTGGAATACCCACataatgaagatgaagaagaagaggaggaggaggaggaaaaTGATAGTTTGAATGTAAAAGGCGAATTTCGATGCATATGTGGCCG AGTATGTGGAGTAAATTTTAATagagatcataatcataatctttggATTTACAAATGTGAGAAATGTAGATATTTTGTTCATCTGGATTGTGCAACATCAAGAAGAGAACCATTCATGTCCATCGTCTCATTTCTAG GACCTGAAAAACAGGTTAAAAATTATCAAGATTCGGATCACCCAAACCTTATCCATCTTCCATTTCCCGATCAAAGTTATAGCATACCAAGACACATACTTGAAAAACAAATTGGATCTAAGATATTTGGATCTGATAAGGCGATCTTATTAAAACACGACTCTCATGAACACCCCCTCATTCTTGTTGACAATAACGACGAAATTACGCCATCGTCAACTTCTTCCAAGATTTATTCGATATCATGTCATGATCCAATGAAAAGAGTTGAGCTATTATGTAATGGATGTTCGAGACCAATAATGTCCCCTCCATTTTACAAGTGTGAAAAACAACATTGCAACTTTGTGCTCCACGAGTGGTGCACGCGACTACCTAATGAAATTAAAAACCACCCGAGACACAATCATCATACTCTCATTCTTATAACAAGAAGCCCAACTTTCTTGAACGTGTTCGACTGTTCCACATGTATGTTATCTAGTAATGGTTTTTCCTACACTTGTATCGAATGTGAATTCATGATTGATGTTAATTGTGGACTTTTGCCTGACAAAATCACACACGATGCTCATCCTAACCACCTTCTTTCATTAGTAACTCTTGCTTTAGGCTATTTCAGTTGTCAAAATTGTACTTATAGTATATATGGAGAGTCATTCAGTTGCAGCGTTTGTGATTTTGATTTACATCCTAAATGTGCTTATTTATTTCCACGTTCAATTAGACATAAGATTGATAAGCATCCCTTGGATCTCAGCTATGTTCCAATCGAGAATCATAAAAGTGATTATTTTTGCGAAATTTGTGAGAATGTACTCAACCCTCAAGGATGGTTCTATCATTGTCACACGTGTGTTCAATCTATTCATACTGAATGTGCTTTTGTTATACATGAATATGAAAAGGCTACTAATGATGTCAATCTTGATTTGAATATAAAGTTTGGGGGAACTCATATGTTGGGATGTCACCCGCACCCTCTCTCATTTGTTCGAGGGATTAGGAGTGATGGTAAGTGTAAAGAATGCGGAAGGACTCTAATTGGAAAAATGATCCTTAAATGTGGATTATGCAACTACGCaattgattattattgttgtttgaaATTAACTCATCCATGGGAATAA